From one Burkholderia pyrrocinia genomic stretch:
- a CDS encoding DUF6531 domain-containing protein — protein sequence MLVDLFWATAGGDVLAFMAELDTHLRKWKDSIVQGVRDASRTVRRFVLDPVSTAEQMGRVRKNTGFLSWVPSSEEIALIGIDQLLKVSGQRDAIVRVAGRVRSQHGTDAGPRVRQRGGSRQPAVHGCADHRGDHGPQGAQDAVACGAGRTGHDARAAPESRASTAIRRRKAQSRVRCRQRTACGCPKTGSNKPVNYAMGDENLEQTDFVLDGVVPIVWTRRYRSSLAGYDASPARGALEQCISPVVARAGRRADILRPG from the coding sequence GTGCTGGTCGACCTGTTCTGGGCGACGGCCGGCGGCGACGTGCTCGCGTTCATGGCCGAACTCGATACGCATCTGCGGAAGTGGAAGGACAGCATCGTTCAAGGCGTGCGCGATGCGTCGCGCACGGTGCGGCGCTTCGTACTCGATCCCGTGTCGACTGCCGAACAGATGGGGCGGGTCAGGAAGAACACGGGCTTCCTGTCATGGGTGCCGTCGTCGGAAGAGATCGCGCTGATCGGCATCGACCAGTTGCTCAAGGTGTCGGGGCAGCGCGACGCGATCGTCCGCGTGGCTGGACGAGTTCGATCGCAACACGGGACCGATGCTGGACCGCGCGTTCGGCAACGTGGAGGAAGCCGGCAGCCTGCTGTTCATGGCTGCGCAGATCACCGCGGAGATCACGGCCCGCAAGGCGCGCAAGATGCCGTCGCATGTGGCGCAGGCCGCACCGGGCACGATGCGCGAGCCGCACCGGAAAGCCGGGCGAGCACCGCGATTCGACGCAGAAAGGCGCAGAGCCGAGTCCGCTGCCGGCAAAGGACGGCCTGCGGGTGCCCGAAGACGGGCAGCAACAAGCCGGTCAACTACGCGATGGGCGACGAGAACCTCGAGCAGACGGACTTCGTGCTCGATGGCGTCGTGCCGATCGTGTGGACCCGACGTTACCGGTCGAGCCTCGCGGGTTACGACGCGAGCCCCGCTCGGGGCGCGCTGGAGCAGTGTATATCACCTGTCGTTGCAAGAGCGGGACGGCGTGCTGACATTCTTCGACCCGGATAG